In a single window of the Bacteroidales bacterium genome:
- a CDS encoding DUF2586 family protein, with translation MNFPEVSIILQNGRLGRVDDLGNGVPGLIVLMASSPTGHAFGDVKSYSRFVDLPAELKLVKALEYYFALADGYKIYIMPVASTTVISEAVDPVDDLPYAKQLMEAGNGEIRFIGVVGTMLLAAMAATIGKAQDMYEYSVAQKSPLRVFLPYSFRTADVISALTSLTDNGVGVVVSYRGDEIGLLLGRLASTPVQRHPGRVKDGPMPITDARLDGAAGTPTNVEDDMVKVKALHDAGYIVLGILIGKAGYYFMGMPMATANTDDYGTIVNCRTIDKAFVVAYGVYLNELNEEVYVDAEGKLQAGYVKHMQAAVEEAIDRQMTANGEISGRKAFFDDQQDVIATSEVSGSLDIQPVGHSSKITINLGLTNSIA, from the coding sequence ATGAACTTTCCTGAAGTAAGCATCATATTACAGAATGGCCGGCTCGGAAGAGTGGATGACCTGGGGAACGGTGTTCCGGGTTTGATTGTTCTGATGGCCAGCTCACCAACTGGCCATGCCTTTGGTGACGTGAAGAGTTATTCGAGGTTTGTGGATCTGCCTGCAGAATTAAAGCTGGTAAAAGCCCTGGAATACTATTTTGCCCTGGCAGATGGATATAAGATATACATCATGCCGGTGGCCAGCACGACGGTTATTTCTGAAGCCGTGGATCCGGTTGATGACTTGCCGTATGCCAAACAACTCATGGAAGCCGGAAACGGTGAAATCAGGTTTATTGGCGTTGTAGGCACGATGCTGCTGGCAGCTATGGCAGCCACCATTGGTAAGGCTCAAGATATGTATGAATATTCTGTAGCTCAGAAAAGCCCGTTACGCGTATTTCTGCCTTACAGCTTCAGGACTGCAGACGTGATTTCAGCACTTACCAGTCTTACCGATAATGGCGTAGGTGTAGTGGTTTCGTATCGTGGTGATGAAATAGGACTTCTTCTTGGAAGGCTTGCTTCTACTCCGGTTCAGCGGCATCCGGGACGCGTGAAAGACGGTCCTATGCCCATAACCGACGCCCGTCTTGACGGTGCTGCAGGAACCCCTACCAATGTGGAAGATGACATGGTAAAGGTGAAAGCCCTGCACGATGCAGGTTATATTGTTCTCGGAATTCTCATCGGAAAAGCCGGTTATTACTTTATGGGCATGCCTATGGCAACTGCCAATACCGATGATTACGGAACGATTGTAAACTGCAGAACCATTGACAAAGCCTTTGTTGTGGCATATGGTGTTTACCTGAACGAACTGAACGAGGAAGTATACGTGGATGCTGAAGGCAAGCTTCAGGCCGGCTATGTAAAACACATGCAGGCAGCTGTTGAAGAAGCTATCGACCGTCAGATGACTGCAAATGGTGAAATTTCGGGCCGTAAGGCTTTCTTCGATGATCAGCAGGATGTGATTGCTACCAGTGAGGTGTCAGGTAGCCTTGATATCCAACCTGTAGGTCACAGCAGCAAAATAACGATCAATTTGGGACTGACTAACTCTATAGCATAA